In bacterium, the DNA window TCTCCCTCGTCTTGGCATTGCCCCGGCCTCAGACCTTGAAGAAGGTCCTGGAGGGGATCGGGGCCGCGGGGGTGAGGGATCTCATCCTCATCAACACCGAACGGGTTCAAAAGAGTTTTTTCAGTTCCCGTCTCCTGAAGGATGACGCCTGGATGCACCATTTGCGCCTCGGCATGGAGCAGGGGAGCAACACCTACCTGACGGAGGTCACGGTCCACGAGTCGTTCCGGACATTTTTTGAACAAGAGGGCCGCCTCCGGGACGCCGTCCTTCTCCTGACCCACCCGGCCACCGACCGGACGCTCTGGGACACGGAGCTCGCGCGCCCCCATCCGCGCGACCGGAGGATCGTCTGCGCCGTGGGGCCGGAGGGCGGCTGGCTCGAGGCGGAATTGGAGGAATTCAAGCGGCGCGGTTTTCAGGTGATCTCGCTCGGCCGAACGATCCACCGCGTGGAGAACGCCGTCATAACGCTCCTGGCCCAGTTGGACCTCTTGCTGGCGAAGTTCGGCGAATGACGATGCAGGGGCGACCCCTAACTACGGGTCTGCTTCGCTGACCGGGTGTTCGCCCTAGGGGTACAAGCGCTTCATCGACCAACCCCCGCCGGTCCGCGTGTAGAGAAACCGGTCGTGAAGGCGGTTGGGGCGTTCAATCCAGAATTCGACCGCGTCGGGAACGACGCGGTAGCCGCTCCAGTGGGCCGGGCGCGGGACGTCGCGGCCCTCGTATTTTTCCGAAAATTCCCCGAAGCGTTTTTCGAGGGTCTCCCGGGAGTCCAGGGGGGTGCTCTGAAACGACGCCCAGGCCCCGATTTGGCTCTCGCGGGGGCGCGTGCGGAAGTAGGCGTCGGCCTCGGCGTCCGAAACGCGCTCGGTCCGCCCCTGAATCCTCACCTGGCGGCGGAGGGGTTCCCAGTAAAAGGTCAAGGCGGCTTGAGGCCGCTTGGCCAGGGCGTGCGCCTTGGGGGATTCGAGATTGGTGTAGAAGACGAAGCCCGAGGCGTCGGCCTCCTTCAAGAGGATCATCCGGCCCTCCGGGAGGCCGTCCGGGCTCACCGTCGAAAGGCAGAAGGCCTCCGGCAGGGGAACGCCGGCGGCCGACGCTTCATCGAACCAGAGCTTGAATTGCCGAATCGGGTCCTTGTCCAAATCCCTACCCCAGGGCCTTCAGGACCTCGTCGTAGTGGACCTCGACGTCCACCTTCGGGAAGATTTTTTGGATCTTGCCGTCCGCGTCGATCAGGAAGGTCGTCCTTTCGATGCCCATGTAGGTCCGGCCGTACATGTTTTTTTCCTTCCAGACGCCGTAGTCCTGGACCGTCTTCTTGTCGGTATCGGCCAGCAGCGGAAAATTGAGATTGTATTTCTCCTTGAAGCGCCTGTGAGACTCCGTGTCGTCGACGCTGACGCCGTAAACGGCCGCTCCCAGGGCCTGGATCTGGGAGATCCCGTCGCGGAAGGCGCAGGCCTCCTTGGTGCAGCCGGGCGTGTCGTCCTTGGGATAGAAATAAAGGACGACCTTCTTTCCCCGCAGGTCGGAAAGCGAGACCCAATTCGCGTCGTCGGACTGGAGACGGAAGTCCGGAGCGGGGAGGCCCTCCGTGAGGGTCTTGACCGTCTCCTGGACGGCCACCTTCCGGGCGGCCGGTCTCATCGCCTTCTTGACGGTCCGTTTCCTGGCGACCCGCTTTTTCACCCTTTTCGCCCTTGTTTTCCTCATGGGCTTCTTCGTCATCGTCTTCTTTATCTTCATCTTCTTTTTCCGGGCCGGTTTCTTCCTGCGCGCCTTGGCCATAGAGCCTCCTGTCTTCGTTCGAGCGTTCGGACGGGCAAGCCTACTCCCTTCCCCTATTTTTTCAACAAATCCCGCAAGGCGGTTTCGAGGTCCGCGTGGCGGAAGGAATAACCGGAGGCCGTCAGCCGCGCGGGCACCACGCGGGCGCTGGCCAGGAGCAGGGCGTCGGCCATCTCGCCCAGGGCGAGCCGCGCCGCGAAGGCCGGCACCGG includes these proteins:
- a CDS encoding RsmE family RNA methyltransferase, with product MNLILVFPDDFVSKSVVRLTDYRATHIREVHRAPVGKTLRVGLAGGAIGEGKVTRVDGDLVEIETRIPEGRPETPSLSLVLALPRPQTLKKVLEGIGAAGVRDLILINTERVQKSFFSSRLLKDDAWMHHLRLGMEQGSNTYLTEVTVHESFRTFFEQEGRLRDAVLLLTHPATDRTLWDTELARPHPRDRRIVCAVGPEGGWLEAELEEFKRRGFQVISLGRTIHRVENAVITLLAQLDLLLAKFGE
- the pdxH gene encoding pyridoxamine 5'-phosphate oxidase translates to MDKDPIRQFKLWFDEASAAGVPLPEAFCLSTVSPDGLPEGRMILLKEADASGFVFYTNLESPKAHALAKRPQAALTFYWEPLRRQVRIQGRTERVSDAEADAYFRTRPRESQIGAWASFQSTPLDSRETLEKRFGEFSEKYEGRDVPRPAHWSGYRVVPDAVEFWIERPNRLHDRFLYTRTGGGWSMKRLYP
- the bcp gene encoding thioredoxin-dependent thiol peroxidase, whose product is MAKARRKKPARKKKMKIKKTMTKKPMRKTRAKRVKKRVARKRTVKKAMRPAARKVAVQETVKTLTEGLPAPDFRLQSDDANWVSLSDLRGKKVVLYFYPKDDTPGCTKEACAFRDGISQIQALGAAVYGVSVDDTESHRRFKEKYNLNFPLLADTDKKTVQDYGVWKEKNMYGRTYMGIERTTFLIDADGKIQKIFPKVDVEVHYDEVLKALG